The Pseudomonas sp. TH06 genome contains the following window.
CATCAATAAGGGACATTCAGCAATTTGTTACGAGTGGTGCCATCTGGTAGGTCATGGGCTCCTTGGCAAAGACATTTCGAGCAACATTGTAGCTGCAACCGCTTTCCAAAACTCGGAGCAGCTGATTCTCGAAACCGTCCTACATGACTACCGGATGGAGAAGATGACGTTGAAAGTCGAAGCGAAACTAGCATACGGCTGGAAACATCTAGCTGAATTCATCTGGTTCAGAGTAATGCTGGGCAACGACACCATCTACTCACGAACCATGGACGCTAGACGGGCCACCAAGCCTGACTTCAACGAGTACACCGAAGTTTCAACAGATATGCGGCGTCAACTCAACCGTGCACTCAAAAAGCATTACCCATGCGACAACATGACCATGGACACCTTCGAGGCCATCAGTGCCAAGTTGGGGATCGTTGACCCGTCACAATCCACCGGCCTCTGGAAGTCTCTTATGGAGACATTCCGCGGTGAGGACGAACTAGCTGCAGACTTGGTGAGCTGAATACTTCGGAGGGGCAACTGGAAAAATCAGACTGTACGGAACCCGCTGTCGACTGCCCATTCTTGAACCTACGTATACATACAGACGCGAATCAAACTACAAGTCTGCCGCTATGGGTCGAAAGCAACCTCTCGTGACTGGTAGCTATTGGCCCCTGAAAGTCACGGCCTCACCAACCTCGGCAAAACCACCCCCTCCGCCAACCTCTCCACCCCCAACCGCACCCTCTCCCCACCCTGCTCAATCACCACCCCATCCCCCTCCACCGCCAACAACTTCACCCCAGGCCCAACCTTCTCCCCCTGCAAAAACTCCTCGGCGGCCCATCATTCAAACTCAGTATCGCCACCGCCCCCCGACTCCCCGCCATCACCCCGCTCACTTTGATATCCATCGGCGCCGTTTGATTGGAAAACCACTGCAACGCCGGGCTATCACTACGCGCCGCCAGCAACTGCGGGGGCGCTGCCGGGGTGTGTGATTCGGCGGAAGTCAGCAGCAGCGACGACCATGTCGCGACGCCGACCAGCGCTGCGAGCAGCGCGAGGGCCTGGACCATTTGGGGTGGGGAAACGCGTGCGGTGAAGGTCATGGGTTGAATCTCCTTTTTATCCCTGCTGTCAGCCTACGCGGCAATTCTCTCCGTTTTATTTCACACGCCTTACATGTTGACCGTGCAGGATGTTGCTCTACGCAAAGGAGCGCGCTAGCGATGAACAGGCAACAGGGTTTTACGCTGATCGAGTTGATGGTGGTGCTGGTGATCATCGGCATCGCTAGTGCGGCGATCAGCTTGAGTATCAAGCCCGATCCGTTGCAGTTGTTGCGCAAGGACGCGGAGCGTGTGGCGCAGTTGCTGCAGGTGGCGCAGGCGGAGGCCCGGGCCGATGGCCGGCCGATTGTGTGGGTGAGTGATGCCAAGGGGTTTCGGTTTAGTCGGCGCAGTGACAGTGGGAAGGGGTTTGATCATTTCGCTGGGGATCCGCAGTTGCGGCCGCGTGCCTGGCAGAGTCCGAAGATGGAGGTGCGGGTGGAGCCGAAACAGAAGGTCGTGCTGAACGCTGAGTGGATTAATCCGCCGCTGCAATTGACGTTGTCGGATGGCTTGAATCGGTTGAGTGTGCTGCGCGATGGCGCGGGCCGGATCAGTCTGCAATGAAGCGCCAGCAGGGGTTTACGCTGATTGAGGTGATGGTCGCGATTTTGTTGATGGCGGTGGTGAGTTTGATTGCCTGGCGGGGGTTGGACAGTGTCACGCGGGCGGACAGTCATTTGCAGGCGAGCAGTGAGCAAAGCGATAGCTTGTTGCGGGCGTTGAATCAGTTGCAGCGGGATGTGGATATGCGGGCGGGGATTGAGTTGACCGAGCCGAAGAAGGTTGGTGTGGATGATGAGCCGCCCACCGCCCCGCCCGCCCTTACTGTGCGTAGTAGCGACAGTCAGGGGTTTCGGTTGGACATTATTCGCACGGCGGCGGATCAACCGGGGGCTTTGCAGCGGGTGCGCTGGTGGGTCAAGGGCGACACGTTGTATCGGGCGGTGGCTGAGGCGCGGAGTCGGTATCCGTTGCCGGCGCCTGGGAATGGGGTTGCTGTTTTGAGTGATGTCAGTGATGTGCAGGTGCGGGTTTGGGAGGTGGATAAGGGGTGGCGGCAGTTGAGTGGGAATCGGCGGGAGGATCCGTTGGGGTTGGAGATTCGGTTGAGTCGGGAGACGGCGCAGGGGGTGGAGAAGTATCGGCAGGTGATTGGGCCGTTGGAGTGATGCTTATCCCTGCACATAGGATATTCCTGTAGGAGCTGCCGAAGGCTGCGATCTTTTGACTTTGTATTTTAAAGATCAAAAGATCGCAGCCTTCGGCAACTCCTACATTGGGATTGGGTGCGGTCAGTTGGGGATTGGTTGGCTAGCAGGTTGGCTCCCAATATCAGCTTCAGCAGCGTGAATATTCCAGATCCCCCTTAGCTTAACCCTCGAACATCACATACACAGGCTCCAGGTCTGAATGGGGAAATACCACAACATAGTCATCAAAAGTGACGTTGGCCGAGCCAGGAAATGACTCTATCAAAGGTGTGTGCGGTGACTGGAGACTGCTCATTCGATAATCGGCAATGGACGTCAGTGGCGAGGAATTCTGCAGTATTTCAGGCAGGCGCCAGATGATCGTGAATGGAGCGTTGCCATCAGCCGTGAAACTGTAAGTTTGCGAGGACTCGTTCCACGTTGCGGGTCGCACTCTTACACCTGGATTCAGCTCTGTGGCGCTGACAGGCGATATTGCCACCTGGTGCAGGCTTTTGATTTCCCTGATGCCTTGAAACAGTGTTCCGCTCGGCACGGCATAGTGGCCGCTGCTCATTCTGAAAGGGACATCGACGTTCCCTTTCGTCGCGGCAAGATATTGCCAATCCAGCCCCTCAACCACCAGAAACTCGGATAAAGGTACGCAAACTCCGTAACGACCCACCTCCGCGCGACTGCGAAACTCGAAACGCAATACGGCGGCATATTGAACTGGATCCCTCTGCACGCTAGAGGTGATTTGCCACGTGAACTCCGCGACGGCCGAACGAATGGATTTTTGCAGGTCCACGCGATGGGATTCCAAAGTGCGCGAC
Protein-coding sequences here:
- a CDS encoding prepilin-type N-terminal cleavage/methylation domain-containing protein; this encodes MKRQQGFTLIEVMVAILLMAVVSLIAWRGLDSVTRADSHLQASSEQSDSLLRALNQLQRDVDMRAGIELTEPKKVGVDDEPPTAPPALTVRSSDSQGFRLDIIRTAADQPGALQRVRWWVKGDTLYRAVAEARSRYPLPAPGNGVAVLSDVSDVQVRVWEVDKGWRQLSGNRREDPLGLEIRLSRETAQGVEKYRQVIGPLE
- the gspH gene encoding type II secretion system minor pseudopilin GspH; this translates as MNRQQGFTLIELMVVLVIIGIASAAISLSIKPDPLQLLRKDAERVAQLLQVAQAEARADGRPIVWVSDAKGFRFSRRSDSGKGFDHFAGDPQLRPRAWQSPKMEVRVEPKQKVVLNAEWINPPLQLTLSDGLNRLSVLRDGAGRISLQ